The DNA window CCGCAAGCCAGCCCCCGGGATGATGACGAAGCTGGCGCGAACCCTCCATCTGGAGCCTTCGTCGACGTGGGTCATCGGGGACACGCCGAGCGATGTGACGGCAGCGCGCGCCGCCGGGATGAAGGCTGCACTCGTCTTCGATCCTCGCCGCTGTGAGCTGTGCCCGCTACGCGGCGGCCCTGAGGCTTCCTGTCCATCGACACGGCCGGATCTCGCTGCTCCCCGCATCGACCGGCTGGCCGAGTCAATCATCGCTATTTCGGCGCGAGCTGACCGATGAGCGGGCCGACCCGGCGCGAGAGAGGCTCTCTCTCGATGGTGGAGATTCCACTCGGATCAACGGGAGGCAGCTGGCTGATACGAGCTACCGTCGTGCCATCCGGGCCCAGACGGAGGAGTGGCTCTGCAACGAACATGGCGAACGACGCATACTCGTAGAGCCACTGAGCCAGCATCATCTCCGATTGCTCGGGCCCTGCCAGCACCACGGCATTCTCGATGACGGGCTCCGGATTCACCGTGCCGTCCTCTGCTGGCGCGGCGCCCCGGAAAAGGACGTCGTAGATCCCTGCTCCGCTGGAAAAGGCGCTGAGCTGCCAGCGGACTTCGTCGCCGTGGCCTCCCTCGTCGACGTCGGCGAGGATCGTACGGACGGCCTCGTTGAACAGCGCAACGATCGCCTTCGGCCCGGTGGGTCGGGGTGCGTGGACCGCGACCATCCCCGCCTGGATCAGCTGGAAGATCTGCCGGGTGGCTTCAAACTCGCCCTGGCCGACGACGCGCGCGATCTCTGCGATGGATCGGTGCCCATCGATGGCTTCCCAGGTCTGACGCAGGTCCTTGGCGGGCAGCGCGCGTCCAGCGATCCGCTCGGGGACGTGCTGAATCGAAGGGATCCTCTCGCGGAAGTAGCGCCCCTCGTCCATGCGGCGCACGGCCTCCATGAGAAGGCTGCTCACGGCGAGGTTCTGACGGCTGGCGATCTGCTCTTCGTCGAACCGCTCGAGGAAATAGAACACCCCATCCCCGGCAAGCAGCACCTGGTGGGCGATCTCCTCCGCTTGCCGACCCAGGAGCTGATAGAGGCGCGCTCGCTCCAGGAATCCGAGCCGCACGGCGACCTCGCCGAACCGCTGCTCGGGGCTGGTAGCGGCCAGGGTCGCGTCGATCTGCTCGCGACTCAGCGCGCCGTAGCGATAGAGCACCTCGCCGATGCGGTCGCTTTCGACCGCGGAGCGCGCACCGATGACGGTCCCGGCATCGAAAAAGAGCGAGCGCCCGACCGATCCATCGACGACGACCAGCTCTCCGTCCCAGCCAGCGTGGCCGACCAGAGAAATGATGTCGCAGAGCGCACCTGGCTTCGTGATCTCGCCGGCGAGCCGGACGACGGGTCCGTCTTCTTCGTCCCGCCGACCGTCCTCGCCGACGAAGCGCATGAAGACGACGTGCTCCGGCGAAGGCAACAGCCGGAAGGCTCCTCCTCTCGCCCGCAGCCAGCGGCTCGCTGCCTTGCCAACCGGGTGGGCGGTCCCGGTCGCGTCGATGCGTACCA is part of the Chondromyces crocatus genome and encodes:
- a CDS encoding DUF4388 domain-containing protein, encoding MSAERQDLVRIDATGTAHPVGKAASRWLRARGGAFRLLPSPEHVVFMRFVGEDGRRDEEDGPVVRLAGEITKPGALCDIISLVGHAGWDGELVVVDGSVGRSLFFDAGTVIGARSAVESDRIGEVLYRYGALSREQIDATLAATSPEQRFGEVAVRLGFLERARLYQLLGRQAEEIAHQVLLAGDGVFYFLERFDEEQIASRQNLAVSSLLMEAVRRMDEGRYFRERIPSIQHVPERIAGRALPAKDLRQTWEAIDGHRSIAEIARVVGQGEFEATRQIFQLIQAGMVAVHAPRPTGPKAIVALFNEAVRTILADVDEGGHGDEVRWQLSAFSSGAGIYDVLFRGAAPAEDGTVNPEPVIENAVVLAGPEQSEMMLAQWLYEYASFAMFVAEPLLRLGPDGTTVARISQLPPVDPSGISTIEREPLSRRVGPLIGQLAPK